A region of Vitis vinifera cultivar Pinot Noir 40024 chromosome 13, ASM3070453v1 DNA encodes the following proteins:
- the LOC109121986 gene encoding F-box protein SKIP8-like yields the protein MAAAAAYLNGGAEEMQDRALVVSERQTRASMMEQLVPEITTHALSYLDYLSLCRLSMTNSLMWKSANDDNAWKALYHKKKSWNYKGKLMLESAQAFIEVEI from the exons ATGGCGGCTGCGGCGGCGTACTTGAACGGTGGTGCAGAGGAGATGCAAGATAGGGCTCTGGTGGTATCGGAGCGGCAGACGAGGGCCTCGATGATGGAGCAGTTGGTGCCGGAGATTACGACTCATGCGCTGAGTTACTTGGATTATCTGAGTCTATGCCGGCTTTCGATGACCAATTCATTAATGTGGAAGTCTGCGAATGATGATAATGCATGGAAAGCGCTCTATCACAAG AAAAAGAGTTGGAATTACAAAGGCAAACTAATGCTAGAAAGTGCTCAAGCCTTCATAGAGGTTGAAATATGA